A single genomic interval of Electrophorus electricus isolate fEleEle1 chromosome 4, fEleEle1.pri, whole genome shotgun sequence harbors:
- the LOC113568291 gene encoding extracellular calcium-sensing receptor-like: MDFRQLRFARAFAFTILEINNRTDVLPGITLGYWIHDSCSDVQMAIKIALQFENGLDPVFNDTNSCLKSATVPATVGDSTSSASISIARTLGPFGIPQVSHSATCACLSDKHQFPAFLRTVPSDHHQAAALAKMVKYYGWTWIGAVRSDTDYGNYGMAAFLKAAQEEGICVEYSEAYIRTQPRRKLERVANVIRRSTARVIVAFVHAGDMKFIIEELAQQPLPPIQWIASESWIIHPDFLRFNICTGALGFGFPRSVIPGLREFLLDLSPKQVLESPLLTEFWESSFSCSLKGRTGSSEFLRECNGSEDIRALQNPYTDTSQLRITNLVYKATYAIAHALHSVICNETQCDQTIKFAPWQIYNHLKRANFTTKNGYQVKFDSNGEPEAVYELINLQFKKDGTLDFVTVGYYDSSKPRGQEFKMSSAISWVGGQTEVPKSVCSESCPPGTRKAVQKGRPICCFDCIPCAEGEISNKTDSLDCIRCPAEFWPNMKQDGCLPKPVEFLSWDDTLAIILTVFSITGAFMAVCVIVVFYRHRASPIVRANNSELSFLLLFSLTLCFLCSLTFIGQPSEWSCMLRHTAFGITFVLCISCVLGKTIVVLMAFKATLPGSNVMKWFGPLQQRLIVFSFSLIQVLICVLWLKISPPFPFKNLKHYKEKIILECDLGSVIGFWAVLGYIGCLAFLCFILAFLARKLPDNFNEAKFITFSMLIFCAVWITFIPSYVSSPGKFTVAVEIFAILASSFGLIICIFAPKCFIIVFRPEQNTKKHITGKVLS; this comes from the exons ATGGACTTCAGGCAGCTGCGCTTCGCCCGCGCCTTTGCGTTCACCATCCTTGAGATCAACAACAGAACCGACGTTCTGCCGGGCATCACATTAGGCTACTGGATACATGACTCGTGTTCTGACGTACAGATGGCAATCAAAATTGCTTTACAATTTGAAAACGGCTTAGACCCCGTTTTCAATGACACAAATTCCTGTTTAAAATCGGCCACTGTACCTGCTACTGTAGGAGATTCTACTTCTTCCGCGTCAATTAGCATAGCCAGAACGCTCGGTCCTTTTGGAATTCCACAG GTGAGTCATTCTGCAACCTGCGCTTGCCTGAGCGATAAGCATCAGTTTCCTGCCTTCCTTAGGACGGTGCCTAGTGACCACCACCAAGCCGCCGCACTGGCAAAAATGGTTAAGTATTACGGCTGGACATGGATTGGGGCAGTGCGCAGCGACACGGACTACGGAAACTACGGAATGGCAGCGTTCCTAAAGGCTGCGCAGGAGGaggggatctgtgtggagtACTCCGAGGCCTACATAAGGACACAGCCGCGCCGTAAACTAGAAAGAGTGGCAAACGTCATCCGTAGATCAACGGCACGGGTAATAGTAGCGTTTGTTCACGCCGGAGACATGAAATTTATCATTGAGGAATTAGCACAGCAACCGCTGCCTCCGATTCAATGGATAGCCAGCGAATCGTGGATCATACATCCAGACTTTCTAAGGTTTAACATATGCACTGGAGCACTAGGATTTGGTTTCCCCCGATCAGTTATCCCTGGTCTCCGTGAGTTTCTGTTAGACCTCTCTCCAAAACAAGTCTTGGAATCGCCTCTGTTAACGGAATTTTGGGAGAGCTCGTTCAGCTGTAGCCTAAAAGGGCGGACAGGCTCCTCAGAGTTCCTGCGGGAATGTAACGGCAGTGAGGATATCCGCGCGCTacagaacccatacacagacacgtctcagcTGCGCATCACTAACTTGGTGTATAAAGCTACATATGCCATAGCGCATGCACTCCACAGTGTTATCTGTAATGAAACGCAGTGCGACCAGACCATTAAATTCGCACCGTGGCAG ATATACAACCATCTTAAGAGAGCGAACTTCACCACAAAGAATGGTTATCAGGTTAAATTTGATTCCAATGGAGAGCCTGAGGCTGTCTATGAGCTCATAAACTTGCAGTTTAAGAAAGATGGAACTTTAGACTTTGTCACAGTGGGCTACTATGACTCATCCAAACCAAGAGGACAGGAGTTCAAAATGAGCAGTGCTATCAGCTGGGTGGGAGGACAAACTGAG GTTCCAaagtctgtgtgcagtgagagctgtcctccaggcaccagAAAGGCTGTGCAAAAGGGAAGGCCTAtctgctgctttgactgtataccatgtgcagaaggagagatcagtaacaagacAG ACTCTTTGGATTGTATACGCTGCCCTGCTGAGTTCTGGCCCAACATGAAACAAGACGGCTGCCTCCCCAAGCCTGTGGAGTTCCTGTCATGGGACGACACTCTAGCCATCATTCTGACAGTGTTCTCCATCACTGGGGccttcatggctgtgtgtgttattgttgtcTTCTACAGACACAGGGCATCTCCCATCGTccgagccaacaactcagagctgagcttcttgctgctcttctctctgactctgtgtttcctctgttcacttactttcattggtcaaccctctgagtggtcctgtatgctgcgccacacagcatttgggatcaccttcgtcctctgcatctcttgtgttctggggaaaacaatagttgtgttaatggccttcaaggctacacttccaggcagtaatgtcatgaaatggtttgggcctctACAGCAGAGACTCATTGTCTTTTCCTTTAGTCTCATACAGGTTCTTATTTGTGTCCTATGGTTAAAAATATCACCCCCTTTCCCCTTCAAAAATCTAAAGCACTACAAGGAAAAGATAATCTTGGAATGTGACTTAGGTTCAGTTATAGGTTTttgggctgtgctgggttatATAGGATGTTTggcttttctgtgttttattttggcttttctagcacggaagttgcccgataactttaatgaagccaaattcatcacattcagcatgctcatattctgtgcggtttggatcacctttattccatcttatgtcagctctcctggaaaattcactgtagctgtggaaatatttgctattttggcctcaagctttggtttgattatttgcatttttgctcCGAAGTGTTTCATAATTGTGTTTAGGCCAGAGCAGAACACCAAGAAACACATTACAGGTAAAGTACTCTCTTAA
- the LOC118241214 gene encoding extracellular calcium-sensing receptor-like, translating into MQITSSLVSFVSVLWMTVFSPAQYKAKPVSCRLWAEPQIPEFAMNGDFIIGGIVAIHSYTNSGENTYSRLPPQLQCSGSMDFRQLRFARAMEFTIHEINNRTDLLPGITLGYQIYDSCSDVQMASKIALQCENGLDPVFNDTGSCSKLAAATVPAVVGDSTSSASISMARTLGPFRIPQVSHSATCACLSDKSQYPNFLRTVPSDQYQATALAKMVKYFGWTWIGAVRSDTDYGNIGMAAFLKAAQEEGICVEYSEAYIRTQPRSKLERLAGIIRRSTARVIVAFLHAPDMKFIIEELSRQQPPSIQWIASQSWIIHPDFLRFNMCAGALGFGFPRSVIPGLREFLLDLSPKNVSKSPLLTEFWESSFSCSLKGRTGSSEFLRECDGSEDIRALQNPYTDTSQLRTTNLVYKATYAIAHAIHGVICNETLCDKTIKFAPWQIHNHLKRVNFTTKNGYQVNFDSNGDPEAVYELINLQFKEDGTLDFVTVGYYDTTKPKGQEFKVISAVSWFGGQTEVPVSVCSESCPPGTRKAVQKGRPVCCYDCIPCAEQEISNNTDSLDCAKCPPEFWPNTKQDSCLPKPVEFLSWDDTLAIILTVFSITGAFMALCVTLVFYNNRASPIVRANNSELSFLLLFSLTLCFLCSLTFIGRPSEWSCMLRHTAFGITFVLCISCVLGKTIVVLMAFRATLPGSNVMKWFGPPQQRLIVLCFTLIQVLICVLWLKISPPFPFKNLKHYKEKIILECGLGSAIGFWAILGYVGFLALLCFILAFLARKLPDNFNEAKFITFSMLIFCAVWVTFIPAYVSTPGKFTVAVEIFAILASSFGLIICIFAPKCFIIVFRPEQNTKKNCTVKVPS; encoded by the exons ATGCAGATCACTTCAAGTCTGGTGTCATTTGTgtcagtgctgtggatgactgtgtttAGCCCTGCACAATATAAAGCAAAACCAGTCAGCTGCAGGCTTTGGGCTGAACCTCAGATACCTGAGTTTGCTATGAATGGGGATTTTATAATTGGAGGGATTGTTGCAATTCATTCCTACACAAACTCAGGAGAGAACACCTACAGCAGGCTGCCACCACAGCTACAGTGCTCTGGGAG CATGGACTTCAGACAACTGCGCTTCGCTCGTGCCATGGAATTCACCATCCACGAGATCAACAACAGAACCGATCTCCTGCCGGGCATCACATTAGGCTACCAGATATATGACTCGTGCTCTGACGTGCAAATGGCAAGTAAAATTGCTTTACAGTGTGAAAACGGCTTGGACCCCGTTTTCAACGACACGGGTTCTTGTTCAAAATTGGCAGCCGCCACTGTACCTGCTGTTGTAGGAGATTCTACTTCCTCTGCGTCAATTAGCATGGCCAGAACGCTCGGTCCTTTTAGAATTCCACAG GTGAGTCATTCTGCAACTTGCGCGTGTCTGAGCGATAAGAGTCAGTATCCAAACTTCTTGAGGACGGTACCTAGTGACCAGTACCAAGCTACCGCACTGGCAAAAATGGTTAAGTATTTCGGTTGGACATGGATTGGAGCAGTGCGCAGCGACACGGACTACGGAAATATTGGAATGGCAGCGTTCCTAAAGGCTGCGCAGGAGGAAGGGATCTGTGTGGAGTACTCCGAGGCCTACATAAGGACACAACCGCgcagtaaactggagagacTAGCTGGCATCATCCGCAGATCAACGGCTCGAGTAATAGTAGCGTTTCTTCACGCACCTGACATGAAATTTATCATTGAGGAACTGTCACGGCAACAACCGCCTTCGATTCAGTGGATAGCCAGTCAATCTTGGATCATACATCCAGACTTTCTGAGGTTTAACATGTGCGCTGGAGCACTAGGATTTGGTTTTCCCCGGTCAGTTATCCCTGGTCTCCGGGAGTTTCTACTAGATCTCTCTCCAAAAAATGTTTCGAAATCGCCCCTGTTAACAGAATTTTGGGAGAGCTCGTTCAGCTGTAGCCTAAAAGGGCGGACAGGCTCCTCAGAGTTTCTGCGGGAATGTGACGGCAGTGAGGACATCCGAGCGCTacagaacccatacacagacacgtctcagcTGCGTACCACTAACTTGGTGTATAAAGCTACATATGCCATAGCGCATGCAATACACGGAGTTATCTGTAATGAAACGCTGTGCGACAAGACTATTAAATTCGCACCGTGGCAG ATACACAACCATCTTAAAAGAGTGAATTTCACCACAAAGAATGGTTATCAGGTCAACTTTGATTCCAATGGAGATCCTGAAGCTGTCTATGAGCTCATAAACCTGCAGTTTAAGGAAGATGGCACATTAGATTTTGTGACAGTGGGCTACTATGACACAACCAAACCAAAAGGACAGGAGTTCAAAGTCATCAGTGCTGTCAGCTGGTttggaggacagacagag gtgccagtgtctgtgtgcagtgagagctgccctccaggcaccaggaaggctgtgcagaagggaaggcctgtctgctgctatgactgtataccatgtgctgAACAGGAGATCAGTAACAATACAG ATTCTTTGGACTGTGCAAAATGTCCCCCTGAATTTTGGCCCAAtaccaaacaagacagctgccTCCCCAAGCCTGTTGAGTTCCTGTCCTGGGATGACACTCTAGCCATCATTCTGACAGTGTTCTCCATCACTGGGGCCTTCATGGCTCTGTGTGTTACTCTGGTCTTCTACAACAACAGGGCCTCTCCCATCGTccgagccaacaactcagagctgagtttcctgctgcttttctctctgactctgtgtttcctttgttcacttactttcattggtcggccctctgagtggtcctgtatgctgcgccacacagcgtttgggatcaccttcgtcctctgcatctcttgtgttctggggaaaacaatagtggtgttaatggccttcagggctacacttccaggcagtaatgtcatgaaatggtttgggcctccacagcagaggcTCATTGTCCTTTGCTTTACTCTCATACAGGTCCTTATTTGTGTCCTTTGGTTAAAAATATCACCCCCTTTCCCCTTCAAAAATCTAAAGCACTACAAGGAAAAGATAATCTTGGAATGTGGCTTAGGTTCAGCTATAGGTTTTTGGGCTATACTGGGTTATGTAGGATTCCTTgctcttctgtgttttattttggcttttttagcacggaagttgcctgataactttaatgaagccaaattcataacattcagcatgctcatattctgcgCAGTTTGGgtcacctttattccagcttatgtcagtactcctggaaaattcactgtagctgtggagatatttgctattCTGGCCTCAAGTtttggtttgattatttgtatttttgctcccAAGTGTTTCATCATTGTGTTTAGGCCAGAGCAGAATACCAAAAAAAACTGTACAGTTAAAGTTCCCTCTTAA